From Trueperella pecoris, a single genomic window includes:
- a CDS encoding DUF2815 family protein, which yields MSATNPTRVVTGEVRLSYANIFEAKSIQGGKPKYSVSLIIPKGDTETLAKIERAIGAAIDAGIGKFGGKRPNKAALKLPLRDGDIERDDEAYANAMFVNANSTTPPQVVGADLQPILDASEVYSGCYARVSLSFYAFNTNGNRGIACGLGNIQKVRDGEPLGGNRISAEEDFGSFTAATDNDFLN from the coding sequence ATGTCTGCAACGAATCCGACCCGTGTGGTCACCGGCGAAGTGCGCCTGTCCTACGCCAACATCTTCGAGGCGAAGTCGATCCAGGGCGGCAAGCCCAAGTACAGCGTGTCTTTGATCATCCCCAAGGGCGACACTGAGACGCTGGCCAAGATCGAACGTGCCATTGGTGCGGCGATCGACGCCGGGATTGGGAAGTTCGGTGGCAAGCGCCCCAACAAGGCAGCCCTCAAGCTCCCGCTCCGCGACGGGGACATTGAACGCGACGATGAAGCCTACGCAAACGCCATGTTCGTCAACGCGAACTCGACCACCCCGCCCCAGGTTGTGGGCGCGGATCTGCAGCCGATCCTGGATGCCTCCGAGGTCTACTCCGGGTGTTACGCCCGCGTGAGCCTCTCGTTCTATGCGTTCAACACCAACGGTAACCGGGGTATCGCGTGCGGGCTGGGCAACATCCAAAAGGTCCGCGATGGGGAACCCCTTGGCGGTAACCGCATCAGTGCCGAGGAAGACTTCGGGTCATTCACGGCAGCCACCGACAACGACTTCCTGAACTGA
- a CDS encoding DNA polymerase: protein MRELFIDIETFSPVNLVKAGVYPYAEHPEFDVLLFGYSIDGGHVEVVDLASGGSLPGDVLAALVDPDVVKRAFNAAFERICLSAWLNRHHPVLMAGQRLLDPAQWHCTMIWSAYLGLPMSLEQVATVLDLPVRKDSAGKKLITHFCTPAKPSVLNQGSNRNPPSSNPRGWEAFIAYNRRDVEVELAIHDRLEAFPVPETEWDTYVLDQRINDTGILLDSVLVGHAVQCDRQHRATTLARAQELTGLENPNSPIQLKEWLAEHGTPLQSLTKDEVATALDTATGDVKVALELRGELAKSSVKKYEAMQHVAGADGRGRGFLQFYGAGRTGRFAGRLVQVQNLPRNYLPDLAEARGLVRTGNFEAVELLYDSVPDTLSQLIRTAFIPADGHRFVVADFSAIEARVIAWLAGETTTLTAFEAGKDLYCETASRMFGVPVEKHGVNSDLRQKGKIAVLACGYQGGVGALKAMGALRMGLAEPELQPLVDAWRSANPNVVQLWADVNAAAIETISTRQPTHIGPLTFTVEAGIMFIALPSARRLAYAKPRLGENRFGGTSITHEGITTGRKWGQLETYGGKLTENIVQAVARDLLTFGMHQVDQAGHRIVMHVHDEIVVETTTATVDEICNLMATTPDWAEGLPLSADGFACDFYQKD, encoded by the coding sequence GTGCGTGAACTCTTCATCGACATCGAGACCTTTTCGCCAGTGAACCTGGTCAAGGCCGGGGTCTACCCCTACGCCGAACACCCAGAGTTCGACGTTCTCTTGTTCGGCTACTCGATTGATGGTGGCCACGTTGAGGTCGTCGATCTCGCCTCGGGTGGTTCCCTGCCCGGTGATGTGCTGGCCGCGCTGGTCGATCCTGATGTGGTGAAGCGGGCGTTCAACGCCGCCTTCGAACGCATCTGTCTCTCAGCCTGGCTCAACCGCCACCACCCGGTGCTTATGGCCGGGCAGCGGTTGCTGGACCCGGCGCAGTGGCACTGCACCATGATCTGGTCCGCTTACCTCGGCCTGCCCATGAGCCTGGAGCAGGTCGCCACCGTGCTGGATCTGCCCGTGCGTAAAGACAGTGCAGGCAAGAAGCTCATCACTCATTTCTGCACCCCGGCCAAACCATCGGTTCTCAACCAAGGCAGCAACCGTAATCCGCCGTCGTCCAACCCGAGGGGCTGGGAGGCATTCATTGCCTACAACCGGCGCGACGTCGAAGTCGAGCTCGCCATCCACGACCGACTCGAAGCCTTCCCGGTCCCAGAGACTGAGTGGGACACCTACGTGCTCGATCAACGGATCAACGACACCGGCATCCTCCTCGACAGCGTGCTGGTGGGTCATGCGGTCCAGTGCGACCGTCAGCACCGTGCCACCACGCTCGCCCGCGCTCAAGAGCTCACGGGGCTTGAGAATCCGAACTCGCCCATCCAGCTCAAGGAATGGCTCGCCGAGCACGGCACACCCCTGCAGTCACTCACCAAAGACGAAGTCGCTACTGCGCTCGACACCGCCACCGGCGACGTCAAAGTGGCACTCGAGCTACGTGGCGAACTCGCCAAATCCTCGGTGAAGAAATACGAGGCTATGCAGCACGTCGCAGGAGCCGACGGGCGCGGACGGGGCTTCCTGCAGTTCTACGGCGCAGGCAGAACTGGAAGATTCGCTGGCCGCCTCGTCCAAGTCCAAAACCTACCCCGCAACTACCTCCCAGATTTGGCGGAAGCCCGAGGACTTGTGCGGACGGGCAACTTCGAGGCGGTCGAACTGCTCTACGACTCTGTGCCCGACACCCTCAGCCAACTGATCCGCACTGCATTTATCCCCGCCGACGGCCACCGGTTCGTGGTCGCTGATTTCTCCGCCATCGAGGCGCGGGTGATCGCCTGGCTCGCAGGCGAAACCACCACCCTCACCGCTTTCGAAGCGGGCAAGGATCTGTACTGCGAGACCGCCAGCCGCATGTTCGGCGTCCCCGTCGAGAAGCACGGTGTGAACAGTGACCTGCGGCAGAAGGGCAAAATCGCAGTCTTAGCTTGCGGTTATCAAGGCGGCGTCGGGGCGCTGAAGGCCATGGGTGCACTACGCATGGGACTGGCTGAGCCCGAGCTTCAACCTCTGGTGGATGCGTGGCGCTCAGCCAACCCAAACGTCGTCCAGCTGTGGGCCGACGTCAACGCCGCCGCCATCGAAACCATCAGCACCCGCCAGCCCACCCATATCGGTCCGCTGACCTTCACGGTCGAAGCCGGGATCATGTTCATTGCCCTCCCATCAGCTCGTCGGCTCGCTTACGCAAAGCCACGGCTGGGCGAGAACAGATTCGGCGGCACCAGCATCACCCACGAAGGCATCACCACAGGACGCAAGTGGGGACAGCTGGAAACCTACGGCGGGAAACTCACCGAGAACATCGTCCAAGCCGTCGCCCGCGACCTACTCACCTTCGGCATGCACCAAGTTGACCAAGCTGGGCATCGGATCGTCATGCATGTACATGACGAGATCGTCGTCGAAACCACTACCGCCACAGTCGACGAGATCTGCAACCTCATGGCCACCACCCCCGACTGGGCTGAAGGCTTGCCCCTATCGGCGGATGGGTTCGCGTGTGACTTCTACCAGAAGGACTGA
- a CDS encoding phage antirepressor, producing the protein MATTDLQTFTNNAFGTIRTINHDRKVYFCGRDVATALGYKDPTNAMKQHCKGVAIHHPLPTAGGIQQVRFVTEGDLYRLIFSSKLPAAQAFEAWVVDEVLPTIRRHGVYAIDELLSNDEFLEQAIVQLRAERAKRLTAEQALLEAAPKVSYYDLVLQSASLLTTTEIAKDYGLSAKRMNAILHEEGVQFRQSGRWFLYARYAEQGYTQSKTHEYDEGKTRTHMYWTQKGRLFIYDLLKNQLGLLPVIEQDGGAA; encoded by the coding sequence ATGGCTACCACTGACCTCCAGACATTCACCAATAATGCGTTTGGAACCATCCGAACCATCAACCACGACAGAAAGGTCTACTTCTGTGGCCGAGATGTCGCCACAGCGCTCGGCTACAAAGACCCGACCAACGCGATGAAGCAGCACTGCAAGGGGGTGGCGATTCACCACCCCCTTCCCACCGCCGGTGGAATCCAGCAGGTTCGCTTCGTCACCGAAGGTGACCTGTACCGGCTCATCTTCTCCTCGAAGCTCCCGGCAGCTCAAGCCTTCGAAGCTTGGGTCGTCGATGAGGTCCTGCCGACGATCCGCCGCCATGGCGTCTACGCCATCGATGAACTCCTGAGCAACGATGAGTTCCTCGAGCAGGCCATCGTTCAATTGCGTGCGGAGCGGGCCAAGCGACTGACCGCCGAACAAGCACTGCTCGAAGCGGCCCCGAAGGTCTCGTACTACGACCTGGTGCTGCAGTCGGCCTCGCTGCTGACCACGACTGAGATCGCCAAAGACTATGGCTTGTCCGCTAAACGGATGAACGCGATCTTGCACGAAGAAGGCGTGCAATTTCGCCAGTCAGGGCGTTGGTTCCTCTACGCCCGATACGCCGAACAGGGGTACACCCAATCCAAGACCCACGAATACGACGAGGGCAAGACCCGTACCCACATGTACTGGACGCAAAAGGGACGCCTGTTCATCTACGACCTGCTAAAGAACCAGCTCGGACTGCTGCCGGTCATCGAGCAGGACGGCGGTGCAGCATGA
- a CDS encoding DUF7768 domain-containing protein, whose amino-acid sequence MITTFLHAELGFSPHSIEGYPDPTAYRALKNLQRAEYGYRPLVYICSPYSGDVEANMELAQTFCAHAVARCKIPLAPHLLFPQFMDDNDPETRELAMFFNRILLSKCEAIWVYTARVSVGMRVEIEWAHHFDLPIKYFDADFEEVTP is encoded by the coding sequence ATGATCACCACCTTCCTTCACGCCGAGCTCGGTTTCTCGCCCCACAGCATCGAGGGCTACCCAGACCCCACTGCCTATAGGGCGTTGAAGAATCTGCAGCGCGCCGAATACGGCTACCGGCCCCTGGTCTACATTTGCTCGCCCTACTCCGGGGACGTAGAAGCCAACATGGAACTCGCCCAAACGTTCTGTGCGCATGCAGTGGCTCGATGCAAGATTCCGCTCGCCCCGCACCTGCTGTTTCCACAGTTCATGGACGACAACGATCCCGAGACCCGCGAGTTGGCGATGTTTTTCAACCGGATCCTGCTCTCTAAGTGCGAAGCGATCTGGGTGTACACGGCGCGTGTGTCAGTGGGGATGCGAGTGGAGATCGAGTGGGCACACCACTTCGACCTTCCCATCAAGTACTTCGACGCCGACTTCGAGGAGGTCACCCCATGA
- a CDS encoding phage/plasmid primase, P4 family, with translation MTPMTMYTALVAGQQNNAHYPHQHDVTSEADLEAVARLDHVVAEYVGGRRSAGSFVTSNCLVMDVDNSHTDNPAEWITPASLAEQMPGVAFMTATSRNHMKSKGAQSARPRFHVYFPIGPVADAEAYAGLKKLLASRFEFFDPNAIDAGRFIYGHAAPLITMVEGECAIDHWLAEAVDEDLFAQWDDSTQAIEEGSRNATLSRFAGRLLIRLGTTDEARALFDRKAARCNPPLPESEVESIWRSATRFAKTVENQPGYLPPEDFEASLDSVRPSDYSDVGQAHALTKAYPDSLRYSEATDWLVYYDGVWYESAPAAQAVAQELTERQLAEAHELLEDAKDKLATTGAGTLLGSMSKAKAQTMFNPAQREAFAAFEDAKTYATYALKRRESRGITNCLREARPMLLTTPEQLDADPYLLNTPSGSYDLRIGPASKRDHDPADLVTKQTSLDPDTTGAEVWQEALEVFFQGDQELIDYVQRIVGLAAIGQVFVEALVIAYGDGRNGKSTFWNTIARVLGTYAGNMSADVLTIGGMRNVKPELAEAKGKRLIISAESEEGVRMSTSVVKQLASTDQIYAEKKYKAPFAFTPSHTLILYTNHLPRVGAMDAGIWRRLIVIPFEAKIEGQSDVKNYADHLYHEAGGAILTWIMEGARLIHAENYHLKAPARVVAASSAYREENNWFAQFLDTHCDVDEHLSERAGDLYQTYRAWAMSTSGWARPMVDFNATVEHHGFVRKKMKSGIRVFGLQLKNEFDQQ, from the coding sequence ATGACACCCATGACCATGTACACCGCACTCGTGGCTGGCCAGCAGAACAACGCGCACTACCCGCACCAACATGACGTCACCAGCGAGGCAGACCTCGAAGCGGTCGCCCGACTCGATCACGTAGTTGCCGAGTACGTGGGTGGGCGACGTTCAGCAGGCAGTTTCGTGACCTCGAACTGTCTGGTCATGGACGTCGACAACTCCCACACCGACAACCCAGCCGAGTGGATCACCCCAGCGAGCCTTGCCGAGCAAATGCCGGGGGTAGCGTTCATGACTGCCACCAGCCGCAACCACATGAAGTCGAAGGGTGCGCAGTCGGCCAGGCCGCGTTTCCACGTCTACTTCCCGATTGGCCCCGTGGCTGATGCTGAAGCCTATGCGGGACTCAAGAAGCTGCTCGCCTCCAGGTTCGAGTTCTTCGACCCCAACGCGATCGACGCTGGCCGCTTCATCTACGGCCACGCTGCCCCGCTGATCACCATGGTCGAGGGTGAATGTGCTATCGACCACTGGCTTGCCGAAGCGGTGGATGAGGACCTATTTGCCCAGTGGGATGACTCCACCCAGGCCATCGAGGAAGGTTCGCGCAATGCGACCTTGTCGAGGTTTGCGGGCAGGCTCCTCATTCGCCTCGGCACGACCGATGAGGCACGCGCCTTGTTTGATCGCAAGGCCGCCCGCTGTAATCCGCCACTGCCCGAGTCGGAGGTGGAGTCGATCTGGCGGTCCGCCACCCGGTTCGCCAAGACAGTCGAGAACCAGCCTGGTTATCTGCCGCCGGAGGATTTTGAGGCGAGCCTGGATTCGGTGCGCCCCAGCGATTACAGCGACGTCGGGCAAGCCCATGCCTTGACTAAGGCCTATCCGGACTCGCTGCGCTACTCGGAGGCCACCGACTGGCTCGTCTATTACGACGGTGTTTGGTACGAATCGGCCCCTGCAGCCCAAGCTGTTGCTCAAGAGCTCACTGAACGTCAACTCGCTGAAGCCCACGAGCTACTCGAAGACGCGAAGGACAAGCTCGCTACGACTGGTGCGGGCACGCTGCTCGGGTCGATGTCGAAGGCGAAAGCCCAAACCATGTTCAACCCGGCCCAGCGTGAGGCGTTCGCCGCGTTCGAAGACGCGAAAACCTACGCGACCTACGCGCTGAAACGGCGGGAGTCGCGCGGGATCACCAACTGCCTGCGCGAGGCTCGCCCGATGCTGCTCACCACACCAGAGCAGCTGGACGCAGACCCGTACCTGCTCAATACGCCGTCGGGCAGCTACGACCTTCGAATCGGCCCTGCAAGCAAACGAGATCACGACCCTGCCGATTTGGTGACGAAGCAGACCAGCCTCGACCCTGACACCACCGGGGCGGAAGTCTGGCAGGAAGCCTTGGAGGTGTTCTTCCAAGGCGACCAAGAATTAATCGACTACGTGCAACGCATCGTTGGCCTGGCCGCAATTGGGCAAGTCTTCGTCGAAGCCCTCGTCATCGCCTACGGCGACGGCCGTAACGGCAAGTCAACGTTTTGGAACACGATCGCCCGCGTGCTCGGCACCTACGCCGGGAACATGAGTGCTGATGTGCTGACGATCGGTGGGATGCGCAACGTCAAACCCGAACTCGCCGAAGCCAAAGGCAAACGGCTGATTATCTCGGCTGAGTCCGAAGAGGGCGTGCGTATGTCCACCTCCGTGGTCAAACAACTTGCTTCCACCGACCAGATCTATGCGGAGAAGAAGTACAAGGCACCCTTTGCCTTCACCCCGTCCCACACGCTGATCCTCTACACGAACCACCTGCCCAGGGTGGGGGCGATGGATGCGGGGATCTGGCGACGGCTCATCGTCATTCCCTTTGAGGCCAAGATCGAAGGCCAAAGCGATGTGAAGAACTATGCCGACCACCTCTACCACGAAGCTGGCGGGGCGATCCTGACTTGGATTATGGAGGGTGCGCGCCTCATCCACGCCGAGAACTACCACCTGAAAGCGCCAGCCAGAGTGGTGGCCGCATCATCGGCGTATCGGGAAGAGAACAACTGGTTCGCCCAGTTCCTCGACACCCACTGCGACGTCGACGAGCACCTCTCTGAGCGTGCCGGGGATTTGTATCAGACCTACCGGGCGTGGGCGATGTCCACCTCTGGGTGGGCACGTCCCATGGTCGATTTCAACGCCACCGTCGAACACCACGGCTTTGTGCGCAAAAAGATGAAGTCGGGAATCAGGGTGTTTGGCCTGCAACTGAAAAACGAGTTTGACCAGCAGTAA
- a CDS encoding VRR-NUC domain-containing protein, with protein sequence MNEHHIEQHLKQAVEAVGGLCWKFTSPGTAGVPDRICIYRGRLIFVELKAPGRLPRPIQHRRIQQLRDHGIDVYVVDSLTGVEEVADALQAA encoded by the coding sequence ATGAACGAACACCACATTGAACAGCATTTGAAGCAAGCCGTTGAAGCGGTGGGTGGGCTGTGCTGGAAGTTCACCAGCCCCGGCACAGCCGGTGTGCCTGACCGTATCTGCATCTATCGCGGACGCCTCATCTTCGTCGAGCTCAAAGCACCCGGACGCCTCCCACGCCCGATCCAACACCGCCGCATCCAGCAGCTGCGCGACCACGGGATTGACGTGTACGTCGTTGATTCGCTGACCGGGGTCGAGGAGGTAGCTGATGCGTTACAAGCCGCATAA
- a CDS encoding DEAD/DEAH box helicase, with protein MRYKPHNYQTVATRFVEDHPQAAILLGMGLGKTVITLTAIWTLLLDSFHVRRALIVAPLRVARDTWPAEITKWDHLEGLSVAVAVGSKQARLDAVTQQAMVTIINRENIPWLVKHLGDAWPYDMVVIDELSSFKNHRAQRFKALASVRHRVSRIVGLTGTPASNGLMDLWAQFRLLDEGERLGRFITHFRNRWFVPDQRNGQQVFTYKPRPGAEEEIYEAIGDITLSMRTTDHLQLPELTITTHTVTLDTKECKAYEQLRDEMVLDLDGQMIDAANAAALSGKLLQLASGAVYDEHGNTIHVHDRKLDALEDLYEAANGQPLLVAYWFKHDAARIRARFPEARELKTSADISDWNARKIPLALIHPASAGHGLNLQAGGSLLVWFSLTWSLELYQQTNARLYRQGQQVPVTITHLAADNTLDDGVLAALDNKDTTQAALIDAVATTLGRQAHS; from the coding sequence ATGCGTTACAAGCCGCATAACTACCAAACCGTGGCCACCAGGTTCGTCGAGGATCACCCGCAGGCCGCGATCCTGCTGGGCATGGGTCTTGGTAAGACCGTGATCACCTTGACGGCAATCTGGACTTTGCTGCTGGACTCCTTCCACGTTCGCCGCGCCCTCATCGTCGCACCCCTGCGCGTGGCACGGGATACGTGGCCTGCCGAGATCACCAAGTGGGATCACCTGGAGGGACTCTCGGTCGCAGTTGCTGTCGGCTCCAAGCAGGCTCGGCTTGATGCGGTCACGCAGCAGGCGATGGTGACGATCATCAACCGGGAGAACATTCCCTGGCTGGTCAAGCATCTTGGGGATGCGTGGCCGTATGACATGGTCGTCATCGACGAACTGTCGAGTTTTAAGAATCATCGGGCGCAGCGCTTCAAAGCCCTCGCCAGTGTTCGCCATCGTGTCTCCCGCATCGTCGGACTCACCGGTACACCGGCATCGAACGGGCTGATGGATCTGTGGGCGCAGTTCCGACTCCTCGACGAAGGTGAGCGCCTCGGACGGTTCATCACCCACTTCCGAAACCGCTGGTTCGTACCCGATCAACGCAACGGCCAGCAGGTCTTCACCTACAAGCCCCGGCCCGGTGCCGAAGAAGAAATCTACGAGGCCATCGGTGACATCACGCTCTCGATGCGTACCACCGATCACCTCCAGCTCCCGGAGCTGACGATCACCACCCACACCGTGACCCTCGACACCAAAGAGTGCAAGGCCTACGAGCAGTTGCGTGACGAGATGGTCCTCGACCTCGATGGTCAGATGATCGATGCTGCGAACGCCGCTGCACTGTCGGGCAAGCTGCTGCAGCTGGCCTCCGGAGCGGTCTACGACGAACACGGCAACACCATCCACGTTCATGACCGCAAGCTTGATGCCCTGGAAGACCTCTACGAGGCAGCCAACGGCCAGCCGCTGTTGGTGGCGTACTGGTTCAAACACGACGCGGCACGGATCCGTGCCCGTTTCCCTGAAGCACGCGAGCTCAAAACCAGCGCCGATATCTCCGATTGGAACGCCCGCAAGATCCCACTGGCGCTGATCCACCCAGCCAGCGCCGGGCACGGGCTGAACCTCCAAGCGGGCGGGAGCCTGCTCGTCTGGTTCTCCCTGACCTGGAGTCTCGAGCTGTACCAGCAGACGAACGCCCGCCTGTATCGGCAAGGCCAGCAGGTGCCGGTGACCATCACGCACCTGGCGGCAGACAACACCCTCGACGATGGAGTGCTCGCCGCGTTGGACAACAAAGACACGACACAAGCTGCGTTGATTGACGCGGTCGCCACAACCCTTGGAAGGCAGGCACACTCATGA
- a CDS encoding HNH endonuclease, producing MPKKPKRPCSHPACPELTDTRFCPAHAKEEDARYRKYQRDPKINRRYDHRWRKIRTAYVQAHPLCEDCLDAGRFTPAAEVHHILPLAHGGTHDLANLRSLCKPCHSRQSACDGDRWRQQPRVYSYD from the coding sequence GTGCCGAAGAAGCCCAAACGCCCCTGCTCCCACCCAGCCTGTCCGGAGCTGACCGACACCCGGTTCTGCCCGGCCCACGCCAAGGAAGAGGACGCCCGCTATCGGAAGTACCAGCGGGACCCGAAGATCAACCGGCGCTATGACCACCGCTGGCGCAAGATCCGCACCGCCTACGTCCAGGCCCACCCGCTCTGCGAGGACTGCTTGGATGCTGGCCGGTTCACGCCTGCGGCTGAGGTCCACCACATCCTGCCGCTGGCGCACGGCGGCACCCACGACCTGGCCAACCTCCGCAGCTTGTGCAAGCCCTGCCACTCCCGCCAGTCAGCATGCGATGGCGACCGATGGAGGCAGCAACCAAGGGTCTACAGCTACGACTAA
- a CDS encoding P27 family phage terminase small subunit, with amino-acid sequence MAKDGTNRGGRRVRAGAKPDPLNEKLAAGRPATRLTTPVDLDVFDLDGTDIGDGAVLAGEPMPEPDAYLSAEQRDGQPLGADLVYRETWNWLDERGCTEFVSKRLIEQYAQAFARYIQCEQAISKFGLLGKHPTTGAAIASPFVAMSQSFGKQANMYWYEIFDIVRATCTTDYSGTTPGDEVMEQLLKASS; translated from the coding sequence GTGGCTAAAGACGGCACGAACCGTGGCGGACGCCGTGTCCGTGCAGGAGCGAAACCCGATCCGCTGAACGAGAAGCTCGCTGCAGGACGGCCCGCCACCCGGCTCACCACGCCGGTCGATCTAGACGTGTTTGACCTGGACGGCACCGACATCGGCGACGGCGCGGTGCTCGCTGGCGAGCCGATGCCAGAACCCGACGCGTATCTGTCGGCTGAGCAGCGCGACGGCCAACCGCTGGGTGCGGACCTGGTGTACCGGGAGACGTGGAACTGGCTGGATGAGCGTGGCTGCACCGAGTTCGTCTCCAAACGGTTGATTGAGCAGTACGCGCAGGCGTTCGCCCGCTACATCCAGTGCGAGCAGGCGATCTCCAAGTTCGGCCTGCTGGGCAAACACCCCACCACCGGAGCTGCCATCGCTAGCCCGTTCGTGGCCATGAGTCAGAGCTTCGGCAAGCAGGCGAATATGTACTGGTACGAGATTTTCGACATCGTGCGCGCCACCTGCACCACCGACTACTCCGGCACCACGCCAGGCGATGAGGTCATGGAGCAGCTGCTCAAAGCCTCCTCCTAA
- the metK gene encoding methionine adenosyltransferase, whose translation MSVVRSAESVCIGHPDKLCDLIADRILDDILTCDPAARVAVEVMATGRRIIVTGETTTVRPQLRACTREALRRAGYNPNRFVIYVWVRRQSADIGAGVTSSLEARAGDESAYASLGAGDQGTVYGYATNETPQRLPLPLVLAHEICRRLDAARTDGTIRGIGPDGKSQVSVVYDELGTPVGIDTVIVSIQHDAHKDTGVLEREVCTLVVAPAVEAHLPGATPERVLVNPSGRFVTGGPGADTGLTGRKLMVDTYGGLGPHGGGAFSGKDPSKVDRTGAYMARLIAKTVVDARLAEECHVAISYAIGKADPVAFHIDTFGTGQHPAWLLTDAAQAIFPLRPAAIIERLGLRAPIYAKLATYGHMGHGLSEWEWTLPYTDALREEVNRRAHQAATHR comes from the coding sequence GTGTCTGTAGTGCGAAGTGCTGAATCTGTGTGTATCGGCCACCCCGACAAGCTGTGCGATCTGATCGCAGACCGCATCCTCGATGACATCCTCACCTGCGACCCGGCGGCACGCGTGGCCGTTGAGGTCATGGCAACTGGCAGGCGCATCATCGTCACCGGCGAGACCACCACCGTCCGGCCGCAGCTACGCGCCTGCACGCGGGAGGCGCTGCGCCGGGCCGGGTACAACCCGAACCGGTTTGTCATCTACGTGTGGGTGCGCCGCCAATCCGCCGACATCGGCGCAGGCGTCACCAGCTCGCTCGAGGCGCGTGCGGGTGACGAGTCGGCGTATGCGAGCCTGGGCGCGGGAGACCAGGGCACCGTCTACGGGTACGCCACGAACGAAACGCCCCAGCGCCTGCCGCTGCCGCTCGTGCTCGCCCACGAGATCTGCCGCCGCCTCGATGCCGCCCGCACCGACGGCACGATCCGTGGGATCGGCCCCGACGGCAAATCCCAAGTCAGTGTGGTCTACGACGAGCTGGGCACCCCGGTCGGCATCGACACCGTGATCGTCTCGATCCAACACGATGCACATAAAGACACAGGCGTTCTTGAACGGGAAGTGTGCACGCTGGTCGTCGCCCCGGCCGTCGAGGCGCACCTGCCCGGTGCCACGCCCGAGCGCGTGCTGGTCAACCCTTCGGGACGGTTCGTCACCGGTGGGCCCGGCGCTGACACCGGGCTGACCGGGCGCAAGCTCATGGTCGACACCTACGGTGGGCTCGGCCCGCATGGCGGTGGCGCGTTCTCGGGTAAGGACCCCTCCAAGGTCGACCGGACGGGCGCGTACATGGCTCGCCTGATCGCAAAGACCGTGGTGGATGCGCGCCTGGCCGAAGAATGCCACGTCGCTATCTCCTATGCGATCGGTAAGGCCGACCCGGTCGCGTTCCACATCGACACCTTCGGCACCGGTCAGCACCCGGCCTGGCTGCTCACCGACGCCGCCCAGGCGATCTTCCCGCTGCGTCCGGCCGCGATCATCGAACGGCTCGGCCTGCGAGCCCCCATCTACGCGAAGCTTGCCACCTACGGGCACATGGGACATGGCCTGAGCGAGTGGGAATGGACCCTGCCTTACACCGACGCACTTCGAGAAGAGGTGAACCGCCGTGCTCATCAAGCAGCTACCCATCGCTGA